A window from Verrucomicrobiota bacterium encodes these proteins:
- a CDS encoding PilT/PilU family type 4a pilus ATPase, with protein sequence MAHQIDAFFQTLIEKGGSDLHLTEGQAPKIRVHGGISPIREAPLEHQELKQMLSEICEESAFQDYLQTGDLDFAYEMNAASRFRCNYLQQRNGLGAVFRLIPTKIATLEDLGIPTAVKEFGKIRSGLVLVTGPTGSGKSTTLAALMDFINTHYRRHILTIEEPIEFVHNNKKSIITQREVPIQTPSFADGLRAALREDSDIVLVGEMRDLETISLALTAAETGLLVFGTLHTNNARKTVDRIIDVFPADQQSQVRTMLAASLRGVVAQLLMKTATGRTAVNEILVSTPAVEAIIREGSTQKLSDVITGGKAYGMQFMDEAIWEKLKSGEVTPFEAYMKAIDKKRFSAFLDSEDAAVSVAGGGVD encoded by the coding sequence ATGGCCCATCAAATCGACGCCTTCTTCCAAACCCTCATTGAAAAGGGAGGGTCCGACCTCCACTTGACCGAGGGCCAGGCCCCGAAAATCCGTGTCCATGGTGGCATTTCCCCCATTCGCGAAGCCCCGCTAGAGCACCAGGAACTCAAGCAAATGCTGTCCGAAATCTGTGAGGAATCCGCCTTCCAGGACTACCTCCAAACGGGCGACCTCGACTTCGCCTACGAAATGAACGCCGCCTCGCGTTTCCGCTGCAATTACCTGCAGCAGCGAAATGGGCTCGGTGCGGTCTTCCGTCTCATCCCGACCAAAATCGCCACCCTCGAAGACCTCGGCATCCCCACAGCGGTCAAGGAATTTGGGAAGATCCGCTCTGGCTTGGTGCTCGTGACCGGCCCCACCGGATCCGGCAAGTCCACCACGCTGGCGGCCCTCATGGACTTCATCAATACCCACTATCGCCGCCACATCCTGACGATCGAGGAACCGATCGAGTTCGTTCACAACAACAAGAAAAGCATCATCACGCAACGAGAAGTGCCCATCCAAACCCCGAGCTTCGCCGACGGTCTCCGAGCGGCCTTGCGGGAGGATTCGGACATCGTCTTAGTCGGGGAAATGCGCGACTTGGAAACCATCTCCCTCGCTCTCACGGCCGCGGAAACCGGCCTGCTCGTCTTCGGGACGCTCCACACCAACAACGCCCGAAAAACCGTGGACCGCATCATCGACGTCTTCCCGGCCGACCAGCAGTCCCAAGTCCGCACCATGCTGGCGGCCTCGCTCCGGGGCGTCGTGGCCCAGCTTCTCATGAAGACTGCCACCGGCCGGACCGCCGTGAACGAAATCCTCGTTTCGACCCCGGCCGTCGAAGCCATCATCCGCGAAGGCTCCACTCAGAAGCTTTCCGACGTCATCACCGGGGGCAAGGCCTACGGCATGCAGTTCATGGACGAAGCCATTTGGGAAAAGCTCAAGAGTGGGGAGGTCACCCCTTTCGAGGCCTACATGAAGGCCATCGACAAAAAGCGCTTCTCCGCCTTTCTCGATTCCGAAGACGCCGCCGTCTCGGTGGCTGGAGGGGGCGTGGACTAG
- a CDS encoding PilT/PilU family type 4a pilus ATPase, translating to MSEEQTDIIATLGSVDDYLKIGIEYDCSDIHLATAAQPTWRRFGNLQPIWKNGAELTAEDCERLANGFLTAEQKAHLEERGDVDFAYQNQFGRYRASVVKQRLGINLVFRLISTTIRSMEDLGLPADIKPLLRYQNGIILVTGSVGSGKSTTLAALVNEINQERNDHIITLEEPIEYLFESDNCHVIQREVHRHTESFGKALRGALREDPDVIMVGEMRDLETISLAITAAETGHLVLGTLHTGSAARTLDRILDVFPNDQRDQIRIMVSESLRGVISQQLVPKQDGSGRCLALELLVNSPAVAACIRDGKTFMLPGIMQTGKNVGMINMDDSLRKLYDKGLISQQEALSRALDKGVMQSYFAS from the coding sequence ATGTCCGAAGAACAGACTGACATCATCGCCACCCTTGGATCGGTGGATGATTACCTCAAAATTGGAATCGAGTATGACTGCTCGGACATCCACCTGGCCACCGCGGCGCAACCCACCTGGCGTCGCTTCGGGAATCTTCAGCCCATCTGGAAGAATGGCGCGGAACTGACGGCGGAGGACTGCGAACGTCTGGCCAACGGCTTCCTCACGGCCGAGCAGAAGGCCCACCTGGAAGAACGGGGCGACGTCGATTTTGCCTACCAAAACCAATTCGGCCGCTACCGTGCCAGCGTCGTGAAACAGCGGCTGGGCATCAATCTTGTCTTCCGCCTCATCAGCACCACCATCCGCTCGATGGAGGACCTGGGCCTTCCGGCCGACATCAAGCCCCTCCTCCGCTACCAGAACGGGATCATCTTGGTCACGGGCTCGGTCGGCTCGGGGAAATCCACCACCTTGGCTGCCTTGGTCAATGAGATCAATCAAGAGCGGAACGATCACATCATCACTCTCGAAGAACCCATCGAATACCTCTTCGAATCAGACAACTGCCACGTGATCCAACGGGAAGTCCACCGCCACACCGAATCCTTCGGCAAGGCCCTTCGGGGAGCGCTGCGGGAAGACCCCGATGTCATCATGGTCGGGGAAATGCGCGACCTCGAAACCATCTCACTCGCCATCACGGCTGCCGAAACCGGCCACCTGGTGCTGGGCACCTTGCACACTGGGAGTGCCGCCCGAACGCTGGATCGGATTCTTGATGTCTTCCCCAATGATCAGCGGGATCAGATCCGGATCATGGTCAGCGAATCGCTCCGCGGCGTCATCAGCCAGCAGCTGGTTCCGAAACAAGATGGCTCGGGGCGCTGCCTCGCCTTGGAGCTGCTCGTGAATAGCCCAGCCGTGGCTGCCTGCATTCGCGATGGCAAGACCTTCATGTTGCCAGGCATCATGCAGACCGGGAAAAACGTCGGCATGATCAATATGGATGACTCCCTGCGGAAGCTATACGACAAAGGCCTGATCAGCCAACAAGAAGCCCTCTCCCGCGCGCTCGACAAAGGCGTGATGCAAAGTTATTTCGCCTCCTGA
- a CDS encoding phage holin family protein, which translates to MFSLPQRIRRTLRALLRFLSDRIELASTEAREAAARGLKLLLLGLVGLLLLGLAYLLALAGLAVWLVQATPLTWASCLLLLGGLHTLFGAFCLDRVRDSAKEARSPFPETRSQFEADRQWFQKEKKNESEEESS; encoded by the coding sequence GTGTTCTCCCTCCCCCAACGAATCCGTCGCACCCTCCGGGCTCTCCTGCGTTTTCTCAGTGATCGCATCGAGCTCGCCTCCACGGAGGCCCGGGAAGCGGCCGCCAGGGGACTGAAGCTCCTGCTCTTGGGTCTGGTGGGACTCCTCCTGCTAGGGCTGGCTTACCTATTGGCCTTGGCCGGCTTGGCCGTCTGGTTGGTGCAGGCCACTCCTTTGACTTGGGCCAGCTGCTTGCTTTTGCTCGGCGGGTTGCATACTCTCTTCGGTGCCTTTTGCCTCGATCGCGTTCGCGATTCCGCCAAAGAAGCCCGCTCTCCCTTTCCCGAAACCCGCAGCCAATTCGAGGCCGATCGCCAATGGTTCCAAAAAGAAAAAAAGAACGAGTCCGAAGAAGAATCGAGCTGA
- a CDS encoding DUF883 C-terminal domain-containing protein: MTSEPDAPLPLIPATRFESMKERALKAAGQLRASAGSSLKSWQDSAARQVENIRRTAAQRSQPLTQPAMEAANEFNSPEEPPEEPAADSFSQYAEQAREHAQTYWKQAEDYIRENPTKGALIALGAGFVLGSLFRR, from the coding sequence ATGACCTCAGAACCCGATGCACCCCTGCCCTTGATCCCAGCCACTCGCTTCGAATCTATGAAGGAACGGGCCCTCAAGGCCGCCGGGCAACTGCGGGCTTCCGCTGGCAGTTCCTTGAAGTCCTGGCAGGACAGCGCGGCCCGTCAGGTCGAAAACATTCGCAGAACCGCAGCCCAACGCAGCCAACCTCTCACCCAACCCGCCATGGAAGCAGCCAACGAATTCAACTCGCCCGAAGAGCCACCCGAAGAACCCGCCGCCGACAGCTTCTCCCAGTATGCCGAACAGGCTCGGGAGCACGCGCAGACCTACTGGAAACAAGCCGAAGACTACATCCGGGAGAACCCAACCAAGGGAGCGCTCATCGCTCTTGGGGCCGGATTTGTTCTCGGTTCCCTTTTCCGACGCTGA
- a CDS encoding TPM domain-containing protein, with protein MAYPLRLFRPERTHCPSCHLLQVDSVMKCPQCGFSAAASLHTFPMEFPTWERLTDPKGFLKGREWERLDSQIAALEESYPQLSISICFHYLRRNQQPSEFGFWFLNYAKENGAPSSSRAKRESSLLLVVDYHHHRCSATVGYLLEPFLSDFLLRDLLTTCLPEFSREKWGEALSKFFLGLSDELAKRHLGAREIINRATEAEKK; from the coding sequence ATGGCCTATCCCCTGCGCTTGTTTCGTCCAGAGCGGACCCACTGTCCCTCCTGTCACCTCTTGCAGGTGGATTCAGTCATGAAGTGTCCTCAATGCGGCTTTTCCGCCGCCGCATCGCTCCATACCTTCCCGATGGAGTTCCCCACGTGGGAGCGCCTCACCGATCCCAAGGGCTTCCTCAAGGGCCGGGAATGGGAACGCCTTGACTCCCAAATCGCCGCGCTCGAGGAAAGCTACCCGCAGCTCTCGATTTCGATCTGCTTTCACTATCTCCGGCGCAATCAGCAACCGAGCGAATTCGGCTTCTGGTTCCTCAATTACGCCAAAGAAAATGGCGCCCCCTCCTCCTCACGAGCCAAGAGAGAAAGCTCCCTCCTCCTGGTCGTGGACTACCATCATCACCGCTGCAGCGCTACGGTAGGGTATCTCTTGGAGCCTTTTCTGAGCGACTTCCTTTTGCGAGATCTTCTCACGACCTGCCTACCGGAGTTCAGTCGCGAGAAATGGGGAGAGGCTCTCTCGAAGTTTTTCCTTGGGCTGAGCGATGAGCTGGCCAAGCGTCACCTGGGCGCCCGGGAAATCATCAATCGCGCCACCGAAGCCGAGAAAAAATGA
- a CDS encoding uracil-DNA glycosylase, with protein MAESRTLAQACSLLSQALQVRKQDHMDLAPAAREALKRLAGREWAKAAPEPKPPTALASSQPAHPSKAAQLAALREELASDPRATSLESLRETLVFSVGHPDATFMFVGEAPGFEEERQAEPFVGPAGQLLTKIIAAMGFARGEVYISNIVKFRPSTGAADQGTANRKPTVAEMSHFLPYLKREIEIVQPKIIIALGGTAHHGLTGKEASVGSVRGKILDLDGTPLLTTYHPSYLLRNRERSEKKKVWDDMKLALQHLGLTAPK; from the coding sequence ATGGCGGAATCTCGCACCCTGGCGCAAGCCTGCTCCCTGCTGTCCCAAGCTCTCCAAGTCAGGAAACAAGACCACATGGACCTCGCGCCCGCCGCGCGGGAAGCTCTCAAGCGCCTGGCAGGGAGGGAATGGGCAAAAGCGGCTCCCGAGCCCAAACCGCCCACCGCCCTCGCCTCAAGCCAGCCCGCTCACCCGTCGAAAGCAGCCCAACTCGCAGCCCTGCGAGAAGAATTGGCGAGCGACCCCCGAGCCACCTCCCTCGAAAGCCTCCGGGAAACCTTGGTTTTCTCGGTCGGTCACCCCGATGCGACCTTCATGTTCGTGGGAGAAGCCCCCGGCTTCGAGGAAGAGCGCCAGGCCGAACCCTTTGTGGGCCCTGCCGGGCAGCTTCTCACCAAAATCATCGCCGCCATGGGCTTTGCGCGTGGGGAGGTCTACATCAGCAACATCGTGAAGTTCCGGCCCTCCACGGGTGCAGCCGACCAAGGAACCGCCAATCGCAAGCCGACCGTGGCCGAGATGAGTCATTTCCTTCCCTACCTCAAAAGAGAAATTGAAATCGTGCAGCCAAAAATCATCATCGCCCTCGGCGGAACGGCCCATCATGGCCTAACCGGAAAAGAAGCCAGTGTGGGCAGCGTCCGCGGGAAAATTCTCGACCTCGACGGCACCCCCCTACTCACCACCTACCACCCCAGCTACCTCCTCCGCAACCGAGAACGGAGCGAAAAGAAAAAAGTCTGGGACGACATGAAACTGGCCCTCCAGCACCTCGGCCTCACCGCTCCCAAGTAG
- a CDS encoding 3D domain-containing protein: MKLSSLVLLVGWALFFGSGCQTTHLASQVAPAQGIPGGGKPDRHGYARYDEFDQLHFVRTTSYTCTEDDHLEYGSNSAAGTPLKYGRVISVAADWSRYPYGTVFRMKGVKNRLFYVDDYGSALVGTNTLDIYMPNKKMMNRWGRQDVVIEIVRWGSWDRSAEILASRLHHPHCRQMAQAIRKQQVTRSKQLLASIREPGRRGG; the protein is encoded by the coding sequence ATGAAGCTTTCGTCCCTTGTTCTTCTGGTTGGGTGGGCGCTGTTCTTTGGCAGTGGTTGCCAAACGACCCACCTGGCCTCTCAGGTGGCGCCTGCGCAGGGGATTCCAGGTGGCGGGAAGCCTGATCGGCACGGTTATGCCCGCTACGACGAGTTCGACCAATTGCACTTCGTGCGCACGACTTCCTACACCTGCACCGAAGACGATCATTTGGAGTATGGGAGCAATTCGGCGGCGGGGACCCCTTTGAAGTATGGTCGGGTCATCAGCGTGGCGGCTGATTGGTCTCGGTATCCCTACGGCACTGTCTTTCGCATGAAGGGGGTCAAAAATCGCTTGTTCTATGTGGATGATTACGGGAGCGCGCTCGTGGGTACGAACACGCTCGACATCTACATGCCGAACAAGAAGATGATGAATCGATGGGGGCGGCAGGATGTGGTCATCGAGATTGTCCGCTGGGGCAGCTGGGATCGGAGCGCGGAGATTCTTGCTTCCCGCCTTCATCATCCGCATTGCCGCCAAATGGCGCAGGCCATTCGCAAGCAGCAGGTGACCCGCTCCAAGCAATTGCTCGCTTCCATTCGGGAGCCGGGACGCCGCGGGGGCTAG
- the nth gene encoding endonuclease III, translating to MTKQERADYVRQRLEGLYPETPVPLEYRDAFTLLIAVLLSAQCTDERVNKVTPGLFALADHPAAMAKQPVARIQQAIQSCGLAPRKARAIRELSGRLVKEFAGEVPADMEILESLPGVGHKTASVVMAQAFGVPAFPVDTHIHRLAQRWKLAPGKNVVETERHLKRLFPEEAWNKLHLQIIFYGREFCTARGCDGTICPICRELFPLRKRAVKTRKG from the coding sequence ATGACGAAACAGGAGCGGGCGGATTATGTTCGGCAACGGCTCGAGGGCCTCTACCCGGAAACGCCGGTCCCGCTGGAATATCGGGACGCTTTCACTCTTTTGATTGCGGTGCTCCTTTCGGCCCAGTGCACCGATGAACGGGTCAACAAGGTCACCCCAGGTCTCTTCGCCTTGGCGGATCACCCTGCGGCCATGGCCAAGCAGCCGGTGGCCCGCATTCAGCAGGCCATCCAAAGCTGTGGCCTCGCCCCGCGGAAGGCGCGAGCCATTCGTGAGCTGTCGGGTCGCTTGGTGAAGGAATTCGCGGGAGAGGTCCCGGCGGACATGGAAATCCTAGAGAGTCTGCCCGGGGTCGGTCACAAGACGGCCTCGGTGGTCATGGCCCAGGCTTTCGGGGTGCCTGCCTTTCCGGTGGATACCCACATTCACCGCTTGGCGCAGCGCTGGAAGCTGGCTCCGGGGAAAAACGTGGTCGAGACAGAAAGGCATCTCAAGCGGCTCTTTCCCGAGGAAGCTTGGAACAAGCTCCACCTTCAGATCATTTTCTACGGGCGGGAATTTTGCACAGCGAGAGGGTGTGATGGCACGATTTGCCCGATCTGCCGGGAGTTGTTTCCGCTCCGGAAGCGCGCGGTCAAGACGCGGAAGGGCTAG